Proteins from one Mycobacterium adipatum genomic window:
- a CDS encoding inositol monophosphatase family protein, with amino-acid sequence MTEHLRLLAIDAARRGAAVCRQHWGEPVQIATKGAAGDVVTAVDRAAEQAVRAALLAARPGDGVLGEELSEHVGSGSVQWVVDPLDGTTNYTRRLPHFGTSVAARSTTDGSWLAGAVCAPVLGMTWSAAKGLGAHLDSGSGEVRLPLALMASSVRLMGTGLSYDPGHRRRQLRELGAVMAEYTDMRRFGAAALDLCLVAQRSLDAFVEDDLAVHDWAAGALIAEEAGAVVLRSDTGGVSARWA; translated from the coding sequence ATGACCGAGCACTTACGCCTGCTGGCGATCGACGCCGCCCGCCGCGGAGCGGCGGTGTGCCGGCAGCACTGGGGCGAACCCGTGCAGATCGCGACCAAGGGAGCGGCCGGCGACGTGGTGACCGCGGTGGATCGCGCCGCCGAGCAGGCCGTGCGCGCGGCGCTGCTGGCGGCCCGGCCGGGCGACGGTGTACTCGGGGAGGAGTTGTCCGAGCACGTCGGGTCCGGGTCGGTGCAGTGGGTCGTCGACCCACTCGACGGCACCACCAACTACACCCGGCGGCTGCCGCATTTCGGTACCTCGGTGGCGGCCCGGTCCACGACCGACGGCAGCTGGCTGGCCGGCGCGGTGTGCGCGCCGGTGCTGGGAATGACCTGGAGTGCCGCCAAAGGTCTTGGCGCCCATCTCGACTCGGGGTCGGGGGAGGTGCGGCTGCCGCTGGCGCTGATGGCGTCCTCGGTGCGACTGATGGGCACCGGGCTGTCCTACGATCCCGGTCACCGGCGCAGGCAGCTGCGTGAACTCGGTGCGGTGATGGCCGAATACACCGATATGCGCCGATTCGGGGCGGCCGCACTGGATCTCTGCCTGGTGGCCCAGCGCAGCCTCGACGCCTTCGTCGAGGACGATCTCGCGGTGCACGACTGGGCGGCCGGCGCGCTGATCGCCGAGGAGGCCGGCGCCGTGGTGCTGCGCTCGGACACCGGCGGGGTCTCAGCGCGCTGGGCTTGA
- a CDS encoding BtpA/SgcQ family protein — protein MTSWLDDVFAVQKPVIAMLHLAALPGDPGFDTAAGVRAVVDRAKEELAALQEGGVDGVMVSNEFSLPYLTKTEPITAITMARVIGELLSEFTVPYGVNVLWDGRASIDLAVATGAQWVREIFTGVYASDFGLWDTNVGEVARHRHRVGGAGVKLLFNIVPESAVYLADRDLASVTATTVFATKPDAICVSGLTAGASTDTQALRVVKDNAGAVPVFVNTGVRAHNAAEQLSIADGAVVGTYFKQDGVFENRAVASRASELMDAVKEFRKTL, from the coding sequence ATGACCAGTTGGCTCGATGACGTATTTGCCGTGCAGAAGCCCGTGATCGCGATGCTGCACCTGGCGGCACTGCCCGGTGACCCTGGCTTCGATACCGCCGCGGGTGTCCGGGCGGTCGTCGACCGCGCCAAGGAGGAACTGGCCGCGCTACAGGAAGGCGGCGTCGACGGGGTCATGGTCTCCAACGAGTTCAGCCTCCCGTACCTGACCAAGACCGAGCCGATCACCGCCATCACCATGGCCCGGGTGATCGGCGAGCTGCTGTCCGAGTTCACCGTGCCCTACGGCGTGAACGTGCTGTGGGACGGTCGCGCGTCGATCGATCTGGCGGTGGCCACCGGCGCCCAATGGGTGCGTGAGATCTTCACCGGCGTCTATGCCAGCGATTTCGGACTGTGGGACACCAACGTCGGCGAGGTCGCCCGGCACCGCCACCGCGTCGGCGGGGCCGGTGTGAAGCTGCTGTTCAACATCGTCCCGGAGTCGGCGGTCTACCTGGCCGACCGTGATCTGGCCTCGGTCACCGCCACCACGGTCTTCGCCACCAAACCCGATGCCATCTGCGTGTCCGGCCTGACCGCGGGCGCGTCCACCGACACCCAGGCGCTGCGGGTGGTCAAGGACAACGCCGGCGCGGTGCCGGTGTTCGTGAACACCGGTGTGCGGGCGCACAACGCGGCCGAACAACTGTCCATCGCCGACGGCGCGGTCGTCGGTACCTACTTCAAACAGGACGGGGTGTTTGAGAACCGTGCCGTGGCGTCGCGAGCCTCGGAGCTGATGGACGCGGTGAAGGAATTCCGCAAGACGCTATGA
- a CDS encoding FGGY-family carbohydrate kinase has protein sequence MPEFTIGIDIGTTGTKTVLVDVARARIVAQATHEAQLFSDAPGHAEADPAQWLSNVHAGIRDVLAASGTAPAQIAALATTGMVPAVLALDVTGTPVRRALLQNDARATAEIAQLDDALDAETVLRTTGSAITQQSVAPTAMWLQRHEPAAWGRTTRLVGSYDWVLMALGAPAHVELNWALESGLGTVDGGRFDAVFDAAHLRADLVPTVLPPGAQAGELSAEAAAATGLIAGLPLIVGGADHVLSAYAAGINNEGDWLVKLGGAGDILAAADHPVIDARLYLDAHPVPGRWLPNGCMATSGSLIRWFQTLSGGVDLVALDDEADTRNPGEILCLPYFLGEKSPLHDPDLRGAFVGLDLAHNRADMYRSVLEAIAYGFKHHTDVFASMGVPLHRALVTNGGSRSVLWKQILADVLDTPLSPIVGHPGASLGAAVIAAVGTGLLDGWDSTAAFQTVGEPVIPNPRNVDRYAEAYAQWRELGDVLTPISHRIARKARS, from the coding sequence ATGCCGGAGTTCACCATCGGCATCGATATCGGCACCACCGGTACCAAGACCGTGCTCGTCGACGTCGCTCGAGCCCGCATCGTCGCCCAGGCCACCCACGAAGCCCAGCTGTTCTCCGATGCCCCCGGCCACGCCGAGGCCGATCCGGCGCAGTGGCTGAGCAATGTGCACGCCGGTATCCGCGACGTGCTCGCCGCGTCCGGGACCGCCCCCGCGCAGATCGCCGCGCTGGCCACCACCGGCATGGTCCCGGCCGTGCTGGCCCTCGACGTCACCGGCACCCCGGTGCGGCGCGCGCTGTTGCAGAACGACGCCAGGGCGACCGCCGAGATCGCCCAACTCGACGACGCGCTCGACGCCGAGACCGTGCTGCGGACCACAGGTTCGGCCATCACCCAACAGTCCGTCGCGCCGACCGCCATGTGGCTGCAACGCCATGAGCCCGCAGCCTGGGGCCGCACCACACGCCTGGTCGGTTCCTATGACTGGGTGTTGATGGCGCTGGGCGCCCCGGCCCACGTCGAACTGAACTGGGCGCTGGAATCCGGGCTGGGCACCGTCGATGGTGGACGCTTCGACGCGGTGTTCGACGCGGCACATCTGCGCGCGGACCTGGTCCCTACCGTGCTACCCCCGGGCGCCCAGGCAGGCGAGCTGAGTGCCGAGGCGGCCGCTGCCACCGGCCTGATCGCCGGACTGCCGTTGATCGTCGGCGGCGCCGACCATGTGCTGTCGGCCTACGCCGCCGGCATCAACAACGAGGGTGACTGGCTGGTGAAACTCGGTGGCGCCGGGGACATCCTGGCCGCGGCCGACCACCCCGTCATCGACGCCCGGCTCTATCTCGACGCGCACCCGGTGCCCGGGCGGTGGCTGCCCAACGGCTGCATGGCCACCAGCGGGAGTCTGATCCGTTGGTTCCAGACCCTGTCCGGCGGTGTCGACCTGGTCGCCCTCGACGACGAGGCCGACACCCGCAATCCGGGCGAAATCCTCTGTCTGCCGTACTTTCTCGGCGAGAAGAGCCCGCTGCATGATCCCGATCTGCGCGGCGCGTTCGTCGGTCTGGACCTCGCCCACAATCGTGCCGACATGTACCGCTCGGTGCTGGAGGCCATCGCCTACGGCTTCAAGCACCACACCGACGTGTTCGCGTCGATGGGCGTGCCGCTGCACCGGGCACTGGTCACCAACGGGGGCAGCCGATCGGTGCTGTGGAAACAGATTCTCGCCGACGTGCTCGACACCCCGCTCTCACCCATCGTGGGACACCCCGGGGCGTCACTGGGCGCCGCGGTGATCGCCGCCGTCGGCACCGGGCTGCTCGACGGCTGGGACAGCACCGCGGCCTTCCAGACCGTGGGCGAACCCGTCATCCCCAACCCCCGCAACGTCGACCGCTACGCCGAGGCCTACGCGCAGTGGCGCGAACTCGGTGACGTGCTGACCCCCATATCCCACCGCATCGCCCGAAAGGCCCGGTCATGA
- a CDS encoding SDR family NAD(P)-dependent oxidoreductase — translation MTTPETSTRPQTAVLTGAGSGIGRAIATTLAERGWRVVVTDIDEEAARQTRDGLAGTGHEAAGLDVTDAAGSADLADDVADRLGLSAWVSNAGISAMARFVDVSTDQLDRSLDINLKGVFLCGQAAARAMIRTGVRGTIVNTASMAAKQGRVPFLADYVASKFGVLGLTQAMAFELAPHGITVNSVCPGFVATPMQTRELEWEALLTGSTPEGVRQSWIDATPLGRLQTPDDVARAVAFLVSEDARFITGEALSVNGGAYMD, via the coding sequence ATGACCACCCCCGAAACCTCCACCCGCCCGCAGACCGCCGTCCTCACCGGCGCGGGGTCGGGGATCGGCCGGGCCATCGCCACCACCCTGGCCGAACGCGGCTGGCGGGTCGTCGTCACCGATATCGACGAAGAGGCCGCCCGGCAGACCCGCGACGGCCTGGCCGGGACCGGGCACGAGGCGGCCGGCCTCGACGTCACCGACGCCGCCGGATCCGCGGACCTGGCCGACGACGTCGCGGACCGGTTGGGCCTGTCCGCCTGGGTGAGCAACGCCGGGATCTCGGCGATGGCCCGCTTCGTCGACGTGTCCACCGACCAGCTCGACCGCAGCCTGGACATCAACCTCAAGGGCGTCTTCCTGTGCGGGCAGGCCGCCGCGCGGGCCATGATCCGCACCGGCGTGCGCGGCACCATCGTGAACACCGCATCCATGGCCGCCAAACAGGGCCGGGTGCCGTTCCTGGCCGACTATGTGGCCTCCAAGTTCGGCGTGCTGGGCCTCACCCAGGCGATGGCCTTCGAGCTTGCCCCACACGGCATCACGGTCAACAGCGTGTGCCCCGGTTTCGTCGCCACCCCGATGCAGACCCGCGAGCTGGAGTGGGAAGCCCTGCTCACCGGGTCGACCCCCGAGGGTGTGCGGCAGTCCTGGATCGATGCCACTCCCCTGGGTCGCTTGCAGACCCCCGACGACGTCGCCCGCGCGGTGGCGTTCCTGGTCTCCGAGGATGCCCGGTTCATCACCGGAGAAGCACTGTCCGTCAACGGCGGTGCCTATATGGATTGA
- a CDS encoding ABC transporter substrate-binding protein has translation MKIPTLRWLPAIIAATSLTLAGCAGSGGSDQQSSSGLGEIPTDTNATVRVLMENVPDTDIVKGLVGQFNQKYPDIKVEIETMTFDQMRDRLVSSFQAAQPAYDLIVVDNPWMDDFADAGFLEPLGDRIAATPDYQPEDFFASLTAITDVEGTTYGVPFYNYALGYIYNTGDLTAAGQSVPTDLDALVSTSQRLKTADRAGIAMQPQRGYKIFEEWANWLFAAGGSIYGEDGKPTLDTPQAARALDAYIETYRTAAPANSLSWGFDEAFRSVSGGLAASMIGYNWNLPALNDPEGASGQRAGQFALAPIPGGKSALGLWSWAIPANSGAADAAWAFASWVTSPEVDAQRVADGGAVIRQSSLTNPKVLAAGYGADYYKTVGEILADAAPLTQGKGGEEMIQAVGTELNDAAAGNKSVADALRDAQAAAERIQK, from the coding sequence ATGAAAATTCCAACCTTGCGCTGGTTGCCAGCGATCATCGCCGCCACCAGCCTGACCCTGGCCGGCTGCGCGGGCAGCGGCGGATCCGACCAGCAGAGCTCATCGGGACTCGGTGAGATCCCCACCGACACCAACGCCACCGTGCGGGTGCTGATGGAGAACGTGCCCGACACCGACATCGTCAAAGGCCTTGTCGGACAGTTCAACCAGAAGTACCCCGATATCAAGGTCGAGATCGAGACCATGACGTTCGACCAGATGCGGGACCGCCTGGTGTCCTCGTTCCAGGCCGCGCAACCCGCCTATGACCTCATCGTGGTGGACAACCCGTGGATGGACGATTTCGCCGACGCCGGCTTCCTGGAGCCGCTGGGCGACCGGATCGCCGCGACCCCGGACTACCAGCCGGAAGACTTCTTCGCCTCGCTCACCGCGATCACCGATGTCGAGGGCACCACCTACGGCGTGCCGTTCTACAACTACGCGCTGGGCTACATCTACAACACCGGCGATCTCACCGCCGCCGGGCAGAGCGTGCCCACCGACCTGGACGCGCTGGTATCCACCTCGCAGCGTCTCAAGACCGCCGACCGGGCCGGCATCGCCATGCAGCCGCAGCGCGGGTACAAGATCTTCGAGGAATGGGCCAACTGGCTCTTCGCCGCCGGCGGCTCCATCTACGGCGAGGACGGCAAGCCGACACTGGACACCCCGCAGGCCGCCCGCGCCCTGGACGCCTATATCGAGACGTACCGGACCGCGGCACCGGCCAACAGCCTGTCCTGGGGCTTCGATGAGGCGTTCCGCTCGGTCTCGGGCGGACTGGCCGCCTCGATGATCGGCTACAACTGGAACCTGCCCGCGCTCAACGACCCCGAGGGCGCCTCCGGACAGCGCGCCGGGCAGTTCGCCCTGGCGCCCATCCCCGGCGGCAAATCCGCACTGGGCCTGTGGAGCTGGGCCATCCCGGCCAACTCCGGCGCGGCCGACGCCGCCTGGGCGTTCGCCTCGTGGGTGACCTCCCCCGAGGTCGACGCACAGCGGGTCGCCGACGGCGGCGCGGTGATCCGGCAGAGCTCACTGACCAACCCCAAGGTGTTGGCCGCCGGTTACGGCGCCGACTACTACAAGACGGTCGGCGAGATCCTGGCCGACGCGGCGCCGCTCACCCAGGGTAAAGGCGGCGAGGAGATGATCCAGGCCGTCGGCACCGAGCTCAACGATGCCGCCGCGGGCAACAAGAGCGTCGCCGACGCACTGCGTGATGCCCAGGCAGCCGCGGAGCGGATCCAGAAGTGA
- a CDS encoding carbohydrate ABC transporter permease: MKFKYGMLTPLLALFVVAVGFPLCYAAYLSVTDYKLTDRTPPDFVGTANFASALTNPAFWEAFATTATYVVIAVSAELVLGFALALALHQQRWAKDLSRAIVLAPMFITPIAVGLIFRFLLNDQIGAVPALLHAVGADYDFFGAGKALLTLAFIDVWQWTPFMVLLILAGLESMPKQPMEAARVDGAGPVYRLRRMLIPMLAPVLTVAVLLRGLDALRVFEYIYATTRGGPGTETQTLQYFMYLEGIQFFRLAQASAMAFIVLALVLVVIVAAFRAMERNRVAERSAAR; the protein is encoded by the coding sequence ATGAAGTTCAAGTACGGCATGCTCACACCGCTGCTCGCCCTGTTCGTCGTGGCCGTCGGATTCCCGCTCTGCTACGCGGCGTATCTGTCGGTGACCGACTACAAGCTGACCGACCGCACGCCACCGGATTTCGTGGGCACCGCCAATTTCGCGAGCGCGCTGACCAATCCGGCGTTCTGGGAGGCCTTCGCGACGACCGCCACCTACGTGGTGATCGCGGTGAGCGCCGAACTGGTGCTGGGCTTCGCCCTGGCGCTGGCGCTGCATCAGCAGCGTTGGGCCAAGGATCTGTCCCGGGCGATCGTGTTGGCGCCCATGTTCATCACCCCGATCGCGGTCGGCCTGATCTTCCGGTTCCTGCTCAACGACCAGATCGGCGCGGTGCCCGCGCTGCTGCACGCAGTGGGGGCCGACTACGACTTCTTCGGCGCCGGGAAGGCGCTGCTGACGCTCGCGTTCATCGATGTCTGGCAGTGGACACCGTTCATGGTGCTGCTGATCCTGGCCGGTCTGGAATCGATGCCCAAACAGCCCATGGAGGCGGCCCGGGTCGACGGCGCCGGTCCGGTCTACCGGTTGCGCCGCATGCTGATCCCCATGCTCGCCCCGGTGCTGACCGTCGCGGTGCTGTTGCGCGGCCTGGACGCTCTGCGCGTCTTCGAGTACATCTACGCCACCACCCGTGGCGGCCCGGGCACCGAGACCCAGACCCTGCAGTACTTCATGTATCTCGAAGGCATCCAGTTCTTCCGGCTCGCCCAGGCCAGCGCCATGGCCTTCATCGTGTTGGCCCTCGTGCTGGTGGTGATCGTGGCGGCCTTCCGCGCCATGGAACGCAATCGCGTCGCCGAGCGGAGCGCGGCCCGATGA
- a CDS encoding carbohydrate ABC transporter permease has translation MTRRFTWLETLRLAVLAAAFVFVLFPIVWVALASFKTPEQMSEPFLFAFAPSLANWQAVFASGVFAAAGRSALVGVITVAISLVVGSMGAYVIAKYRAGGSLTRFGMLAAQVVPPAVMVFPFLTMAQALRMTDTLAPVIFAHLSFVLPLVTWFLIGFFEAVPASLEEQARVDGFTRWQAFRLVVLPQVYPGIGSAGIFGFTLSWNDLFYGLILAPGNAAILPVAIANFNTFRGVQIGTMSAAIMIAIIPVVIASFFIQRRLVQGISGGAVKY, from the coding sequence ATGACCCGCCGGTTCACCTGGCTGGAGACCCTGCGCCTGGCGGTACTCGCCGCGGCGTTCGTCTTCGTGCTGTTCCCCATCGTCTGGGTGGCGCTGGCGAGCTTCAAGACACCGGAACAGATGTCGGAGCCGTTCCTGTTCGCCTTCGCTCCCAGCCTGGCGAACTGGCAGGCCGTGTTCGCGTCCGGGGTGTTCGCCGCCGCCGGCCGCAGCGCACTGGTCGGTGTCATCACGGTGGCGATCAGCCTGGTCGTCGGCAGCATGGGCGCCTATGTCATCGCCAAGTACCGTGCCGGTGGCTCCCTGACCCGATTCGGGATGCTGGCCGCGCAGGTCGTTCCACCGGCGGTGATGGTGTTTCCGTTCCTGACCATGGCACAGGCATTACGGATGACCGACACCTTGGCGCCGGTGATCTTCGCGCACCTGTCGTTCGTGCTGCCGCTGGTCACCTGGTTTCTCATCGGCTTCTTCGAGGCGGTCCCCGCTTCGCTGGAGGAGCAGGCCCGCGTCGACGGATTCACCCGCTGGCAGGCCTTCCGGTTGGTGGTGCTGCCGCAGGTCTATCCCGGGATCGGGTCCGCCGGCATCTTCGGGTTCACGCTGTCCTGGAACGACCTGTTCTACGGGCTGATCCTGGCGCCGGGCAATGCGGCGATCCTGCCGGTGGCGATCGCGAACTTCAACACGTTCCGCGGTGTGCAGATCGGCACCATGAGCGCGGCGATCATGATCGCGATCATCCCGGTCGTCATCGCCAGTTTCTTCATCCAGCGACGCCTGGTCCAAGGGATCAGCGGCGGCGCGGTCAAGTACTAG
- a CDS encoding ABC transporter ATP-binding protein — MASVTFSKVGKAFGSTSVVSDLDLELTDGSMTVLVGPSGCGKTTSLRMLAGLEQVSAGTIHIGDRDVTALEPKDRDIAMVFQNYALYPHLTVRENIAFPLRAKKTARAEALRRADEIAESLGLGALVERKPKDLSGGQQQRVAIGRAIIREPAVFLFDEPLSNLDAKLRVETRTELLRLQRQLGITSLYVTHDQEEAMTLSDRIVVMREGRIAQAGPPGEVYRRPADTFVATFVGSPKMNLVDGTVTGGELRTESGVRISVGGPQASSVTIGVRADDLILTPDADGAAVVELVELLGPRAIITVRSADQQLTSVVEAAALTEITVGATVGLSARDVHRFDAATGRRLDA, encoded by the coding sequence ATGGCATCGGTCACCTTCTCCAAGGTGGGCAAGGCATTCGGGTCGACGAGCGTGGTGTCGGATCTGGACCTGGAACTGACGGACGGCAGCATGACGGTGCTGGTGGGCCCGTCCGGCTGCGGTAAGACCACCTCGCTGCGCATGCTGGCCGGTCTCGAGCAGGTCAGCGCCGGCACGATCCACATCGGCGACCGGGATGTCACCGCGCTGGAACCCAAGGACCGCGATATCGCGATGGTGTTCCAGAACTACGCGCTCTACCCGCATCTGACGGTGCGCGAGAATATCGCGTTCCCGTTGCGGGCCAAGAAGACTGCGCGCGCCGAGGCGCTGCGTCGGGCCGATGAGATCGCCGAGTCGCTGGGCCTGGGCGCGCTGGTCGAGCGCAAACCCAAGGACCTGTCCGGCGGCCAGCAGCAGCGGGTGGCGATCGGGCGGGCCATCATCCGCGAGCCCGCGGTGTTCCTGTTCGACGAGCCGCTGAGCAACCTGGACGCCAAGCTGCGGGTGGAGACCCGCACCGAACTCCTGCGGCTGCAACGCCAATTGGGCATCACCTCGCTCTACGTCACGCACGACCAGGAGGAGGCGATGACACTCTCGGACCGGATCGTCGTGATGCGCGAGGGGCGCATCGCCCAGGCCGGCCCGCCCGGGGAGGTCTATCGGCGCCCGGCAGACACCTTCGTGGCCACCTTCGTCGGAAGCCCGAAGATGAATCTGGTCGACGGCACCGTCACCGGCGGCGAGCTGCGCACCGAATCCGGTGTCCGGATCAGCGTGGGCGGCCCGCAGGCGTCGTCGGTGACCATCGGCGTGCGCGCCGATGACCTGATCCTGACCCCGGACGCCGACGGCGCCGCCGTCGTGGAACTCGTCGAACTGCTCGGACCGCGGGCCATCATAACGGTCCGCTCCGCGGATCAGCAGCTGACCAGCGTGGTGGAGGCGGCGGCCCTGACCGAGATCACCGTCGGCGCGACGGTGGGACTGTCCGCGCGTGACGTGCACCGCTTCGACGCCGCGACCGGGCGGCGTCTCGACGCGTGA
- a CDS encoding MmcQ/YjbR family DNA-binding protein: protein MLDADDVQRVALSLPETREKERWGHPTFDVAGKMFVTVPDDQSSFAVRCPRFDREELIAAEPHKFWVPAHEAASAWVRVRLDALEDAGELHDILLDSWRQAAPSRLTDTEDP from the coding sequence GTGCTCGACGCTGACGATGTCCAGCGCGTCGCGCTGTCGCTACCCGAGACCAGGGAGAAGGAGCGCTGGGGGCATCCGACATTCGATGTGGCGGGCAAGATGTTCGTCACCGTGCCCGACGATCAGAGCTCGTTTGCGGTGCGCTGCCCGCGATTTGACCGCGAGGAGCTGATTGCCGCCGAGCCGCACAAGTTCTGGGTGCCCGCGCACGAGGCGGCATCGGCGTGGGTGCGGGTTCGGCTCGACGCGCTGGAAGACGCGGGGGAGTTGCACGACATCCTGCTCGACTCCTGGCGGCAGGCCGCCCCGAGCAGGCTCACCGATACCGAGGACCCCTGA
- a CDS encoding ATP-grasp domain-containing protein, whose amino-acid sequence MKLARPEVFHPRIVFASCAALPEGDSDDAGLVAALRARGLHVSWKPWDDPVTLQADLVVLRATWDYSERVEEFVAWTRAVRNLLNPPALVAWNIDKHYLLDLQRDGLPIVPTRYYGADETVPPPTGEVVVKPAVGAGSVGAQRFVDPAAALRHAGALQSAGRAVLVQPYDPRIARGETALVFLNGEPSHAFTKGPILPPAGRGPQFEPTGTFAAEKLGAADPAEEVWEVGHAAIAAVTNRFAIASRDLLYARVDVIGGADDPRLLELELVEPSLGFRQLGAAEKRRAERDYALGVEAALIRLGLGPLSHRGM is encoded by the coding sequence GTGAAGCTGGCCCGTCCCGAGGTGTTCCATCCGCGCATCGTGTTCGCCAGCTGCGCGGCACTTCCCGAAGGTGACAGCGATGACGCCGGTCTGGTGGCCGCCCTGCGGGCCCGCGGGCTGCATGTCAGCTGGAAGCCATGGGACGACCCGGTCACGCTGCAGGCCGACCTGGTGGTGCTGCGCGCCACCTGGGACTACAGCGAGCGGGTCGAGGAGTTCGTGGCCTGGACGCGGGCGGTGCGCAACCTGCTCAACCCGCCGGCGCTGGTGGCCTGGAATATCGACAAGCACTATCTGCTGGACCTGCAGCGTGACGGCCTGCCGATCGTCCCCACCCGGTATTACGGCGCCGACGAGACGGTGCCGCCACCAACCGGTGAAGTGGTGGTCAAACCCGCCGTCGGCGCCGGTTCGGTGGGTGCGCAACGGTTCGTCGACCCGGCCGCGGCGCTGCGTCACGCCGGTGCGCTGCAGTCGGCGGGCCGCGCCGTCCTCGTGCAGCCCTATGACCCGCGGATCGCGCGCGGCGAGACGGCGCTGGTGTTCCTCAACGGGGAGCCCTCCCACGCGTTCACCAAGGGTCCGATCCTGCCGCCGGCCGGGCGCGGTCCGCAGTTCGAGCCGACCGGCACGTTCGCCGCGGAGAAGCTCGGGGCCGCCGATCCCGCCGAGGAAGTGTGGGAGGTGGGCCACGCCGCGATCGCCGCGGTGACGAATCGGTTCGCCATTGCGTCGCGTGACCTGCTGTACGCGCGGGTCGACGTCATCGGCGGAGCCGACGATCCGCGACTGCTGGAACTCGAACTCGTCGAACCGTCGCTGGGCTTCCGCCAGCTCGGCGCGGCCGAGAAGCGCCGCGCTGAGCGGGATTACGCGCTCGGCGTGGAGGCGGCCCTGATCCGGCTCGGGCTCGGTCCGCTGTCGCACCGCGGGATGTGA
- a CDS encoding quinone oxidoreductase family protein, whose product MHAIEVAQTGGPEVLNYVEKDTPTPGPGQVLIKAEAIGVNFIDTYFRSGLYPRETPFVVGSEVCGTVAAVGADVAALALGDRVVTANAVGAYADFSLAPADYVAYVPDEVAPDAVASALLKGMTAHYLLKSVYAVQSNDTILVHAGAGGVGLILTQWATSLGTKVITTASTPEKAELSRRAGAVEVLEYPEDPEEFGATVKRLSGGGVAAVYDGVGASTFEASLASLAVRGTLALFGAASGPVPAFDPQRLNTAGSVFLTRPSLGAYTRTADEFAWRAGELINAIADGSISITVSERYPLAEAARAHTDLQGRKTVGSVVLVP is encoded by the coding sequence ATGCATGCCATCGAAGTCGCTCAGACCGGCGGACCCGAGGTCCTGAACTACGTCGAGAAGGACACACCCACCCCGGGGCCCGGGCAGGTGCTCATCAAGGCCGAGGCGATCGGCGTCAACTTCATCGACACCTATTTCCGGTCCGGCCTGTATCCCCGGGAGACACCGTTCGTAGTGGGCAGCGAGGTGTGCGGGACGGTGGCCGCGGTCGGTGCGGACGTCGCGGCACTGGCGCTCGGTGACCGGGTGGTGACCGCCAACGCGGTCGGCGCTTACGCCGACTTCTCGCTCGCACCAGCCGATTACGTGGCCTATGTGCCCGACGAGGTGGCACCCGACGCGGTGGCCTCCGCCCTGTTGAAGGGGATGACGGCGCACTACCTGCTCAAATCCGTGTACGCCGTGCAGTCCAACGACACGATCCTGGTGCATGCCGGCGCGGGCGGGGTCGGACTGATCTTGACCCAGTGGGCGACCAGTCTGGGCACCAAGGTGATCACCACCGCCTCGACCCCGGAGAAGGCCGAGCTCTCCCGCCGGGCCGGTGCGGTCGAGGTTTTGGAGTACCCCGAGGACCCCGAGGAGTTCGGAGCGACGGTGAAGCGGCTCTCCGGCGGCGGCGTCGCGGCGGTCTACGACGGGGTGGGCGCCTCGACGTTCGAGGCCAGCCTGGCCAGCCTGGCGGTGCGCGGCACACTCGCACTGTTCGGCGCCGCGAGTGGCCCGGTGCCCGCCTTCGACCCGCAGCGCCTCAACACCGCGGGTTCGGTGTTCCTGACCCGCCCGAGCCTGGGCGCCTACACCCGCACCGCGGACGAGTTCGCCTGGCGGGCCGGGGAATTGATCAACGCCATCGCCGACGGTTCGATCAGCATCACGGTCAGTGAGCGTTACCCGCTGGCCGAGGCCGCCCGGGCGCACACCGATCTGCAGGGCCGAAAGACCGTCGGCTCGGTGGTGCTGGTGCCTTAG